In Euphorbia lathyris chromosome 10, ddEupLath1.1, whole genome shotgun sequence, the DNA window CACGAGAGGAATATTACTGTTACATTAACCAAGAGTTGCATTAATTACAGCTTTGGTAGTGGAATTCAGTAATCATGGTAATGGAAATCCACCTAAAATAGAGGACTAGAATTGTTACACTATATTCATTCCGAATTACATCACCTGTTTCTGAAAACAGGATGAAAATAACAGCTTAATGCCAAATTCATGTTTCTTTTCTTCCATTTTATAATCAATGAAGATTTGAACATAAAAATAGCACGGAATTGAAAGGAACTAATCTATAGAATGCAGAAAAGTATGTTTCAGTCAAAGCAGCCCAAttctcaataaataaataaacaaacaaaagaacGATCACGCGCGACGACGATAGGACCTTAAACCCCATTGAACAAGGAGCTTAATCTCATTTCTTTACCCCTTAACCAGAATTTTCACACAAATCAAACAAACAGAGaaggaaaatgtgaaaattgagcaaaaaaaaaaaaccaaaagataTAACCAAAATGGAAGAGGAATGATGAGGATAATGATAGATGAAAGCAATAAATACTGCGGGTACCTGATTGTTAATTGATGAAAGAAAGCCAAATGTACATTAAATACACTGAGGTTTAGCTTTCAGAGTAACGCCAAGACAATACGGTTTTGATTCTGCACGCATCCAGCAAGGAAGACAAAGAGAGTGAGAGAGAAAGAGCCCTGCAACGATAGTGGCTAGGATCGTCTACTGTTGATGGGAGGCGTGCTCAGACGGCTAGGGTTTCGTGCTGATAACGTGTTGTAAATGTGTATGTTTCATTACTAATGGGTATagcatatatatagatatagaggGGTATAATGGTCAtccattatattatttataacagtaccaattgcatatcagttggtttttaaaaaagttttcatattttttatgatttaataatagaattggagaataatatttataaattcggcaaaatattttaattttttttccaaattgtATAAAAGACGGTATATtcacatctaatcatatgtttgtgatctactACTAATGAGTAACAAATTAAtgtacatgtgaagtgtagacgATAAAATTCatgacagtttgatgaattatttctcaaatcgacccaacttgtcaacattagggttaaaattgctcttgactaccaACAATGGGAGTAAAACTACTGCTGGTTGTAAACGTTAGAtgtatttttacatcttatcctATATTTATGGATTGCTCGAACCTTGAAGAAAAAACTACCTTTCTTATTCAGTCAGTTATCCCTTTCCAAAAGAAAGTCTACTTGTTGTTCTTAAACTTCGTGATCAAATTCGAACATCGACTTTGAAAGTGACCGCTTTCCATCCTAGAGGATAGTGATCGAGTCTTTGTTTAACAAGGTAGTCGCTTGGATTGAGTTCGGATTATAAGTCTAATATTTTTGGACTCCTAACTCAGCAGAATGCTACTAAATTATAGAAAAATAGTGTATCGAGTCATTTTATTTGCCAAAATCAATATTTTAACCTTCAAAtactattcaattttttttcataatattTATCTTTCAAGGTTAAGGTACAAGAATTAaggaatataattaatattaactaAAAGATTATTCCATTCttgtattaattgcatccattaattaatttgtatctatttctaaaataaaaaaacaacttaAATTGGAatatatttgataaaaaaattattaatgtaCGTAAACGTCAAAtattatggaacaaaaaaaattatttagacttttaaaagaaaatttctaaataaaagataaatattatCGAGTATTACTTTTGGTATAAATTTCATTGATTGCTTATAAATGGGACGAGTTGTTTATAATATAATGAAATATTATAGGTATTGATTCGAGAAAAATATTGtagatataatttatgtttATAAGGTTGGATGTAAGGGTTAAATAATAGTCCAAAATATCCCGAACTTTTATTATAcatttgaaataaaatataaattagattTTAAATAACTAGTTGAATCACTCTATCATTCCTTTGATGCGATTCTGTATTGTTCAACCCCATACTGATCCCTACTACCCCGATACCATTCCATTTGACGTCGCCATCTGTCAATCTCAGTTCGGAAATTCAGTGCCAGTTTTCGACTCCATCTTTGTAGCGCTTCCTGACAGGCGTTGATTTTGGTCTGTAATTCAGCAGTTCCATGGCCGGTCTTTCCCATGTCGATTTAATTACCTCGCCACAATGCTGCTCACGTAACCAATTGCAACCGTTTTCAAAATGAAAACGTTTAGTTCTTTTGATTGGTATCCATGTACGTATTTCAATAAATAGAGCTGAATGATCTGATGCTACTGTTATCAGATTGTGTAATTTTGAATCTGCAAATCGTTCCTTCCAAGCCGGATTAACTAAAGCCCGATCAAGTCGCTCCTCAATCCAGCGATTCGTGTTTCTCCCTACTTCCCACGTATATGGGTGGCCATGCATATTCAAACTTGATAGCTGACAATCCGCAACAGCATTGCGAAATCCTTCAAATAACCAATTCGGATGCCGATTACCTCCACGTTTGTCATCAAGTGAGAGAAGATCGTTAAAATCTCCAATACATCACCATACTTGATTCTGATTGGAATTTAAAGATCTCAATAAATCCCATGATTCTCGCCTTCTGTTTCTTTCAGGGAAACCATAAAAACCAGTCAACCTCCATGATTGCAATTGAGGTGTGGAGACTAATGTATCAATATAATTCTGTGTAGAGGATAAAATCTGCAGAGGTTGGAATTGCTTGTGCAGAGGCGGCACTCACGTCTTGTCTCACCGAGAAGAAAGTTGTCTTGGCGAGACAGGgggttgtctcggcgagacagcaTGCGGCCAGGTCACAACTCTCCGAATTCAGCTCCCCGTTCGCACGATTGATGCCCGGATGTTCTTTGATGCCCCAAACTGCTCCAAGGAGGTCCAAAAAGTCCTGAAAAACAACTAATCATGTCATAAGGTAGAAAAAACATGAAACTGACCTAAAGCACGAAAATCATAATCGAAAACAGCTGAAAACAACTAAGAACTTAAAAGAAAATACCCCTAAACATCTATGAAATATGGAAATATCACCAACTACGTTAAATTAAGAAACAatggattaaaaaaaatatatatatattatataattagaATTTCcttattagtataatttttaattatttataaagaCCTATGTAGTGCTCGTTTCACATTTCACCCTAAAAATATCATCTTCTTGTATCCGCCGCCGCTGCCATACCCTCTTTGTTCACCGTACGTACCATTCGCTTTTTTTTGTTCATTCCGGCCGGCCGACATGGTAAATggttattattatcattttatttttgttatttaatgaAATGGGATTTGAAAAATTAGTTGTATACAGTTTAAAACTTTGTAAGAACTAAGATAACATATAATGAAGTCAAAACAGAATGTCAAATGGAGCAGGACCAGACGCCTCAAATTCTTCTGCACCTATTACAATTTGCATGTTCTACAGGCTGATGGTTTCCTCCCTTCTCCAAGAAAACAAAGTGGTACTCTTCTCCCCATTTCACcagcttttttgtttttttcttaacTTGTTTGGTTACTGAGAAAATTGAATTCATCAGTTCCATAACTTCAGTTGTTTTTAGCTAGAAATCCCTTTTTTTACTAGTATGACCATAGATTTTCGCTGGGTGATCAGCCAAATTGCTTGTCTGTGTCTGTCTGTAAGATAAATGCAAATGTGTTTGGTTGCTGGGAAAAAAATTGGGAGAATTTTTCTGTACGGTTACAATTGCATTTCCCTCACTAGTTTAATATCTTTCTATTGATTCTTTTCCCTTTTGTGCATATGATCATGACATTCACGTTTTCTTTCGGCACCACAAGGCTTAAAATTTTGTTTGGTTGCTGTGAAAATCTAGAATTCTATACGAAATTAGAATGTGCAAAGGAAATTATTGCATCTAGCTAATTTTCAAGTGCTGATCCTCTGTTTTGAGGATCTTCGGGctgacatttttttttcttcttcaatttgttcttgtcttttagctagtGAAATGTTGTTCTGTTTTCATCAATTTATTTTTTGACCAAATCTTCCTTCCCCATTCACTGTTTGATAGGATTTTTCTTTGTTACTGTTGGAAATAtgccttagttaatttattatgagataatgttttatttaattattttgaattCAGGAGAAGTTATTTAGTTATTGCATAGATTTAGGAGAAGTTATGGAAGTCAGTTGTAACTGATGTCTGTATTTCTGTATAAATTTCCTGAAGTTCAAAAGAAATACATGTTGGTTCCAAACTCGTAAATATTAAATactacaaattggtatcagagcatattATCTTGAGGGATCTGTGAGAATGGAAGCAGATGCAGTATCTTTTAATCAGGTTGCTGCACCAGTTTTTGATGGCCAGAATTATCAAGCTTGGGCTATTAAAATGAAGGTTTATCTTGAAGCATTGGATCTTTGGGAGGCTGTAGAAGAAGATTATGAAGTTGCTCCGCTTCCACAAAATCCAACAATGGCACAGATAAAGAATCATAAGGAGAGAAAGACAAGGAAGTCAAAAGCTAAAGCCTGtcttttttcttctgtttccaACACCATATTTACGAGAATCATGAGTCTAGAATCAGCAAAAGATATGTGGGACTACATCAAGAAGGAGTACCAGGGAAATGAAAGAACCAAGAACATGCAGGTTCTCAATTTGATTAGAGAATTTGAGATGCTGAAGATGAGGGAGTCAGAAACAATTAAAGACTATTCTGACAAGATGCTGGGCATTGTTAACAAAGTCAGGCTACTTGGTAAGGAGTTCTCTGATGAGAGAATTGTCCAAAAAATCCTTGTTACTTTGCCAGAAAAATATGAGTCTAAGATTTCTTCTTTGGAGGAGTCTAAAGATCTGTCAAACATATCTTTGGCAGAATTAGTTAATGCTTTACAGGCTCAAGAGCAAAGGAGAATGATGAGAAAAGAAGAAATGGTAGAGGGTGCTTTCAAGGCCAAAActgaaagttcaggaggcagCACAGACAAAAATTACATGGAGAAGAAGAATAACAAGTTTAGCAGTGATAACAAAAATGATGTGAGCACACCTTGCCCATATTGCAAGAAGATGAATCATATGGCAAAAAGATGCTGGTGGCGGCCTGACATCAAGTGAAGGAAATGTGGTAATATGGGCCACATGGAAAAGGTTTGCAGATCACAACAAACTGAAGCCGCAAAAGTTACAGAAGAACAAGATGAAGAGCAACTCTTTGTGGCAACGTGTTTTGTAATTAACAACACCTCCAGTGATGCGTGGTTGATAGATAGTGGTTACACAAATCACATGACCAACGATCAAACTCTTTTCACAGAAATAGATAAAACTCTCATTTCTAAAGTCAAAATTGGAAATGGTGAGTTTATTTCAGTGAAAGGAAAAGGAACAGTGGGCATTGAAAGCTTAGCAGGTGTAAAACATATTACTGATGTTTTATACGTGCCTAACATTAATAAAAACTTGCTTAGTGTTGGACAACTTGTTGAAAAGGGCTTCAAAGTTATTTTTGAAGACAAGTGGTGCTTCATCAAGGATACAAGGGGCAAAGATGTGTTTAAAGTGAAGATGAAAGACAAAAGTTTTGCCTTGAATTTGATGGAGGATAAGCAAGCAATACCAGCAAGTCATGTTAGCAATCAACTTACAACACCTTACACACCACAACAGAACGGTGTAAGTGAGAGAAAGAATCAGAGTGTCATGAAGATGGATAGATGCATGCTTCATGAAAAGGAATTGCCAAAAAATCTTTGGACAGAAGCAACGAGTACTGCAGTTTTTCTACAAAACAGGCTGCCCACTAGAGAAAATGGGAAAATTATTGTGAGCCCAGATGTCAAGTTCATGGAAGATAAACAATGGAGTTGGGAGGAGTCACTTGAAATGCAATCACCAACtaatttgcagattattgatGAAAATATTGATGATGTTCCTGTTCGTGGCACAAGATCTCTATCTGATATCTATGAAAGAAGTAATGTTGCTGTTTTTAAGCCTTCAGAATTTAAAGAAGATGAGAAGGATGACAAATGGATAGAAGCCATGAAAGAGGAGCTTCGTATGATTGAGAAGAATGACACTTGGAAGCTAGTTGACATGCctcaaaatagaaagaaaattggagttaaatgggtttTCAGAACCAAACTCAATGCTGATGGTTCTATCAACAAACACAAAGCGAGGCTAGTTGATAAAGGGTAGTCAAGTTTCTAAATGGCTATCTTCATGAAGAAATTTTTGTTGAGCAGCCAGAAGGTTTTGTAAATACTAAGGCAAGGAGGAGTTTGTTGGAAATAtgccttagttaatttattatgagataatgttttatttaattattttgaattCAGGAGAAGTTATTTAGTTATTGCATAGATTTAGGAGAAGTTATGGAAGTCAGTTGTAACTGatgtttgtatttttgtataaatttcCTGAAGTTCAAAAGAAATACATGTTGGTTCCAAACTCGTAAATATTAAATACTACAGTTACATTTGAATGATTATCTCCTTGGAACAGACACAGATAGCATCAATTGTGTATAACTCTCAATTATTGATGAAAACTGTTGGTCTATCATGATATGAGCTGACTTGATTTTTGGCCTACAGAAAATCCCAACAAAGTTTGTGAAGTTATATGGGAAAGAACTCTCTTCTGCTGCTACACTTACCGGACCCAATGGCCGTAAATGGGCAGTGGAACTCGAAAATATTGACGGCAAGTTATGGTTTCATAATGGTTGGCATGAATTTGTAGACTACTACTCTATTCGTGCTGGACATCTCCTTGTTTTCGAATATGAAGGGGAGTCGAACTTTTATGTCCGTGTATTTGATTTGAGAGTTAGCGAGGTAAGCTATCCATGTCATTCATCCGGGAGTTTGCAAAAACCATGTCTTGATAACCAAGTGCAATTCAATGAGAGCGAGCTTACAACTCCTCCTTGTGAAGTTGTTTTGCCTATATTAGGAGAAGCAGGACCGGTAACCAgaagaagaaaacagagaaCTGATTCTAGTAAGCTCTACAATCTCACATGgtcttttgtttctttttcttcatttgTACATGTTTCACTTAATCTGCTAGTATATTCAAGATGTAGATGAACCTAAGCAAAAAACCAGACAGAGATTCGACAAAGTATCTTGTCCGGGAATTGCTTCAGAAACTTGTACAAGGAGATGGAGAAGTTggacaaaagaagaaaaagagggaGCAATTCGTGTTGCTGAAATGTACAAGCCTGATAATCCCTTTTTCAAGGTCATCTTGCGACCTTCTTATGTATATAGGGGATTCCTTCTGGTGAGAACTTTAACTGGATGATTTAATGCTCTCAATTTTGCTTTATGATCTCAATAGATTCCTGGTTCTTTTCTTGCAGCACATCCCTACAATCTTTGCTCGGAAATATTTGTCGTCATTCTCAGAAATCATCACACTTGAGGTTTCTAAAGGAAAAAAGTGGCCGGTCAGGTGTGTTTCTGAGAATGGGAAAGCTAAATTGTCCAAAGGGTGGACCGAATTTGTATGGGGGAACAGATTGGAGGAAGGAGATGTCTGTGTGTTTGAGCTGATTAATATGAAGGATGCTATGAAAGTAACCATATTTCGGGTACTTGTAGTTATatcctttattttctttttttagtgTGCCATTATAGTCCCAGCCAAAAGGTAGAGTCTTGTGTTGTGCAAATGACTGATTTCAGAGAATTTTTTTGTGCCATTCATCTTATTAAGTTGAATACAGctcctttctttaattattCCTTCATTTGGTACTACAACAAGTTTAtggattttgattatttttcaATCTAGTAAACAGCaaaccaaaaacaaacaatGCAAATATACTAAATAACAAATGTTAAATCTTGCTTAGTTTTTGTTCCCATTTAGAGTGGAAGAAAATATGCGAGAGAAGCTGGTTATCGGTCTCGAATTTAGCCATATCTTCGTCCGTCATCGTGATCCATGCCTCTATGCATTTCCCTTCTTTCGTGTccatgaaaataataaaaacattgtCGAGAATTGTCGCAGTCATCACTACCCATCCGGGGTTTCCCCAACCAAAATCAATTTCATATATGGGAAAATTGCACAAACTACTTATTCCGTACTTATCCACGCCTCCTTTTGCAACTTGTGCAAATGTTTCCTTCAAAAAATTCCACTGATCATCATCACTCTGAAGTTTCTTTACTGTGTCAACATTCACACTTTTAATGGAATCTTTTATTCTCCTTCCAATTTCATAACAATATTCATCTTCTTTAGCCATACCCGCAGGATTAGGATTATCAATCAGTGCTGCTCCCATCCATACGAAATTCCCAAATGACTGCTTTGAAATTGGCGGATCCACGAATGGCCGCAAGTTTATTGCATTAACCACCAACATCCTGTTCTTTTTACCAGATTCTTTCGCCTGAGAAATCGTCGCAGTCATCCGACTCAATAAGAAAACAGATAAAGCCTGCATGCGCGACAACTTCTCACCATCGCCGCTATATTTATCTTTAAGATATGATAAGGTAAAACCATCAAACACAAACGATTTAGTAATATAGTTTTCCTTAAGGTTCAATTGGCGGAAAGATGGAAGCTGAACCGATGGGAGGAAGTTCACTAAGCGTATCCCCTCGGGCAATCGCGGcccaattttttaaaaatattaacccCGATAAACCATCTCCAAGCATATGTGGCATGGCGACTGAAAGAGCTAATCCGCCACAGTTGAACTAAGTAATCTGACACACAGATCCATATTGATATATACCTCTGTGAGGTTGCAGAGGACAGAACTTATATGGGTGGTTATGATATTGGTTTCGGTTTTGGAGAATATGGGAGAGTTGACAATTAGCTTTTGCCTCAATGAAGAGAGCGCCTTCGTCGTTGCAATCAGCGGAGAGTAGTTGCTAATGCGGCCGGCGAGAGGGTAGAATATGGTTAAAGCTTTTGATAATGATCTCTTCAACAAGGTGCATCTTTCTACATTGGTGAGTAAGTTGGATTTATGATAGAAGAAACTGAAAGGAGGCGAAACTGGATATTGAAATTGATCAAGAAATGAGAATTGGAGTTTGGAGAGATGATGAGGTGTTGGAGAAGATGGTTTGATTAATTCTTTTGAAATCAATTCTACTTCAATccccattttcttcttcttcaaataaGGTGAAGATTAATTGGTAgataattgtatttatatacacattaagtgtttttatttatttatgggtTAATTTCAAGTAAAACCATATGGTTTTATATCTTTTGTAGGTTGGTATTTGTCGttgataaatttttatttttttaaatttgaccgatataacgacctgaaaatgaaaattttcaagaattaaacgatattttaagcaatattaattcttgaactttttaagtttgaagtcatttaggtgtttttttaggagaaagaaagataatgtttagttggaaaactccaaaaatgatgattttgaaatataaaaaatatgattccATAGTAAAAATGATactaaacaagtttaattctttaaaattttcattttgaggtcgttatcggttaaatttgaaaaaatcaaaattttgccAAATATAAATACCAATCTGTTAAAAATATGAAACCAcgggattttatttaaaattaaccctttATTTATTTCTAGTGGTAGGCAGTAGTCATcatttttcaattaattttttaatggaaaaacgTGAGATTTGTTTTTATCGTTTTTTTAAGAAGGTATAAATGAATTGGTTGTTCACTACAAGAAATCGTTTATTTTGTGGGGAAATATTTCACCACCAAATGCTATCTTTTCGCCACTAAAGCTTTTAGTGGCGAACTTAAAGTTCGTCCTCGGTTCGCCATCCTATAGGCGCCACAGTAGGTACTTATGGCGAATTGCACTTTCGCCACAATTGGATATCATATTGTGGCGAAATATATATCCCCACTCATCTCATTTTGTTTCCCCACTGATATTGtggattactaaacccagccatgaattcccacccctagccccgtaaaaagaccgaactaccctttacccaaaatttgaaaaaacacaaaatctcTCAAACACCCTAcacactctttgatcaaatccagactaatttgtgaaccaaaacatggaACGTAACAACAACCGTAAAGGGAAAACGAAAATgataagatttaccgtttttgttttttgatttaagCTTAAAAATGGAATCTGTAGGTGATTTTTAAAaaacgccggaatcgcagtcgggcgtatgaacatcattCCCGACCTACGGTTCCGACGTATCAATATCACGCCCGGACCATAGGTCGGGTGTGATATTCATGCGCCGGAaccgtaggtcgggcgtgatgttcatacgcccgacctatggttcgggcgtgatgttcatacgcccgaggggtttttgaatttttttttcaaaacagaaattatatttacatttcaattaaattgttaaatgtttaaattaatttggggtttaatttaactaaatctttattttgttaattaggGTATTTACGAGTTTAATTCAATAgtggactaatttttttacgggtttaattcaacagcggactaattttttttttacgtaacaggtatttacgggtttaattcaatagcggactatTTTTTTTACCCTCCCGACACGTGGGCGTGTGGTTATCACGCCCAACCACGaggtcgggcgtgtggctatcacgcctcaccgtgtggtcgggcgtgatagcgccacgcctcaccttgtggtcgggcgtgtagctatcacgcccgaccacacggtgaggcgtggggctaacacgcccgaccacacggtgaggcgtgatagccatacGCCCGAGTgtcgagagagcaaaaaaatATAGCTTTTTCCTTCCCA includes these proteins:
- the LOC136208091 gene encoding B3 domain-containing transcription factor VRN1-like; the encoded protein is MAIFMKKFLLSSQKKIPTKFVKLYGKELSSAATLTGPNGRKWAVELENIDGKLWFHNGWHEFVDYYSIRAGHLLVFEYEGESNFYVRVFDLRVSEVSYPCHSSGSLQKPCLDNQVQFNESELTTPPCEVVLPILGEAGPVTRRRKQRTDSNEPKQKTRQRFDKVSCPGIASETCTRRWRSWTKEEKEGAIRVAEMYKPDNPFFKVILRPSYVYRGFLLHIPTIFARKYLSSFSEIITLEVSKGKKWPVRCVSENGKAKLSKGWTEFVWGNRLEEGDVCVFELINMKDAMKVTIFRSQPKGRVLCCAND